The Deltaproteobacteria bacterium genome has a window encoding:
- a CDS encoding GNAT family N-acetyltransferase has product MCNPSNGEQNGGARQKEYCLYADDTTFRAAQPHRGRALSTADAAAYRALVAALPPHEIEESGVTADAVPAFGVFSGDSLCAVASYELWLPSIAHISVATHPDHRRRGFAQAAIQALATAAFARGLILQWRAVAWNTHSLALAQSLGFAYYGATLYVRLRGKR; this is encoded by the coding sequence ATTTGTAACCCGAGTAACGGAGAGCAGAACGGTGGCGCTCGACAAAAAGAGTACTGCCTCTATGCCGATGACACGACGTTTCGGGCAGCACAGCCTCACCGTGGTCGCGCACTTTCTACGGCAGATGCGGCTGCTTATCGTGCGCTCGTCGCGGCACTCCCTCCACACGAAATCGAAGAGAGTGGAGTCACTGCGGATGCTGTACCTGCATTTGGTGTGTTCTCCGGTGATAGCCTCTGTGCCGTAGCAAGCTACGAACTTTGGCTACCTTCTATTGCGCATATTAGCGTCGCTACCCATCCAGACCACCGGCGCCGCGGATTTGCGCAGGCCGCCATCCAGGCGCTCGCGACCGCAGCCTTCGCTCGTGGCTTAATTCTCCAATGGCGCGCGGTCGCGTGGAATACACACTCGCTCGCGCTCGCGCAGAGTCTCGGTTTTGCGTACTACGGCGCGACCCTCTATGTGCGGCTCCGCGGCAAACGGTGA
- a CDS encoding nuclear transport factor 2 family protein, producing MTFFNLLADTATWTVLGTCPISGTYVGRQHLIEHALKPQRAKLAGPPTPT from the coding sequence ATGACCTTCTTCAATTTGCTGGCTGATACCGCCACGTGGACTGTACTGGGCACCTGCCCGATCTCGGGGACCTATGTCGGTCGCCAACACCTCATTGAGCACGCCCTCAAACCCCAACGCGCGAAACTCGCTGGGCCTCCCACACCAAC